The DNA window AGGTAGTCGGGGTAATTAATATGTATATTGAAGAAAAACATAAACAAAATAAAAAAGAAGAAGAATTTCTTTGTGCAGTGGCTGATGTGCTAGCGGGAATCATTAAGCGTCAACGGTCAGAAGATGAAATTAAACAGAACCTGCGTGATTTGCGTCAAGCTATGGAAGGAAGTGTCGAACTCACTACCTTAATGGTGGAAGCGAAAGACCCTTATACCGCCGGCCACCAACGGCAGGTGTCTATTTTGAGTTGTGCCATAGCTCAAGAAATGAACCTTTCGGAAGAACAGATTGAAGGAACCAAGATAGCAGGGCTTATTCATGATTTAGGTAAAATTAGCATACCGAGTGAAATTCTTAGTAAACCAGGGAGGATAACTGACCTTGAATTCAATCTAATAAAAAATCACCCCCAAATTGGTTATGATATCTTGAAGACAACACAATTTCCCTGGCCGATTAAAGAAATTGTGCTTCAACATCATGAAAGAATGAATGGCTCCGGGTATCCTTCGGGTCTATCAGGTGAAAGTATTTTAATTGAAGCAAGGATCTTAGGAGTAGCCGATGTGGTAGAAGCCATGTCCTCTCACCGTCCCTACCGCCCAGCATTAGGTATCGATAAAGCCCTGGAGGAGATCTCTCAAAACAAAGGCACCCTCTATGATCCCCAGGTTGTAGATGCTTGTTTAAAGCTCTTCCGGAAAAAAGGTTTTACCTTTAAATAGCTGAAATTAGTTAAGATTGTCAGGGAATTTTACGGAGGCGGTTGTTAATGGTCAATAATTCGGTAACTTTTTCTTATGTTTCATAAAGGAAGGAAACTATTAATCAAAATACACTCTAAAATAATTTAACTATAAACCTTTTTGGTTTTTGCTAAAGAGTTTTTATTACTTAAGGCCTTTTATAAAAAAAGAAGAATTTTTATGTCTTTTGTCTTATTAATATTAAGATGTAGAAAAATTGGAAAAGACCAAGACTTTTAAGGACACAATTTTGCTTGCTGCCAGTATTTTCAGTCTTATCCTACTAATGAAACATGGGAAGCTTGAAAATCGATGTCCTTATTCCGGTTGAATTGTTCGCGCGCTAAACTTCGTGTAACAGCAGATTGCCGGTTTTACTTTACTCTCCGCTCAAATCGTACTCCCTGTGGTCGTGCGACTTTGCCAACCTGCAAAACGTTATATGAAGTTAACCATACTAAAAATTAAACTTGAGAGGAAATCGTTATGATAAAGATAAATTATCAGAAGACATTTTTTCCTGTTGGGTACTTTAAGTTTCATAAAAAGCAAGTATTTAATTTTCAGCTTAATCGTGGTTACTCATTAGGGTTTACAAAATTTGAGGATATTGAAGAAGCAGGGAAAAAAATTGAAACATTTAAAGATTGGAAAACCGAGATGGTGAAACTTGCAGAGAAGGCTGTTTCAGAGAATCGTCTTATGAATGCAGCCTTTTATTATCGTGCGGCTGAATTTTATACCTTTGATGACTCTGGCGAAAAAGAATTCTTCTATAACAAATTTTGCGAATATTTCCAATCAGCTTTTAAAGAAGATGAAATAGAACAAATCAAAATACCATATAAATCGGGCTTTCTCCCGTCCATGAGGATACCTCCTGTAAGTAAAAAACTTGGTACGATTGTTATACATGGAGGATTCGATTCTTTCCTGGAAGAGTGGTATTTCATAAT is part of the Candidatus Atribacteria bacterium genome and encodes:
- a CDS encoding alpha/beta fold hydrolase, producing the protein MIKINYQKTFFPVGYFKFHKKQVFNFQLNRGYSLGFTKFEDIEEAGKKIETFKDWKTEMVKLAEKAVSENRLMNAAFYYRAAEFYTFDDSGEKEFFYNKFCEYFQSAFKEDEIEQIKIPYKSGFLPSMRIPPVSKKLGTIVIHGGFDSFLEEWYFIMKFLAGNGYEVIGFEGPGQGAALRKYGLAFDIEWEKPIKAVLDYFNLKNVTLFGLSMGGWLCIRAAAFEPRIKRVIASGHAIDYMKCYPYLIRIMHLWFLKQK